Genomic segment of Verrucomicrobium sp.:
GACATCCAGAACTTTTCCTCGTCCTGCGGGGTCCGCGCCGATTTGACGTAGGTGTTGAAGGAGGCCTGGAATTGGTTGGGCAGTTCCACGGCCAGGAGCGGGCTGGCATTTCGGCCGTATTTCTCCTTGTAGGCTTTTAGAATCTGCGTTTCGTCTCCACGGCGATTTTCCATGTGGTTTTCGCCCAAGAAGACGACCGGCGGGATGCCTTTCAACGAGGCCGCCGGGGCGGGCTCACTCAGGGAGGGGAGCTGTGCCTGCGGAGGAGCGGAGGGGACAGGCTGCGCCGGCATGAAAGGAAATCAGCATAAGATGTGCCAGGAATTGCCACCGGGACGCTAGCCATTAGGATAACTGGGCGCATGGAACCGATCATTGACGTTCAAGGCCTGACAAAGGTTTACAGGACTTATGTAAAAGAGCCGGGCATGCGGGGGGCCCTCCGGGGCCTCTGGCGGCGGAAATATGAGGAAACGGCCGCCGCGTCCGGCATCACGTTCCGTGTCCAGCCGGGGGAATTGGTGGGCTTCCTGGGCCCCAATGGGGCGGGGAAGACGACGACGCTGAAGATGCTTTCCGGCCTCCTTTACCCGACTTCCGGCGACGCCCGGGTGATGGGCTTCCGCCCCTGGGAGCGGAAGGACGCCTTCCGCCGCCGTTTTGCCCTGGTGATGGGGCAGAAGAACCAGCTGTGGTGGGACCTGCCCGCCTCCGAATCGCTGGAGCTGAACCGCGCCATCTACGGCATCGACCGGGCGGAGGCGCAGCGGACGCTCGATGAGCTGACGGAGTGGCTGGAGGTGCGGGACAAGCTCCGCGTCATGGTCCGGGAGCTTTCCCTGGGGGAGCGGATGAAGTTTGAGCTGATCGCGGCGCTCCTTCACCGGCCGGAGGTGCTTTTCCTGGACGAGCCGACGATCGGCCTCGATGTTGTTTCCCATAAGAAGGTGCGGGAGTTCCTCCGGGAATATGCCCGGAAGCGGAAGATCACCACGCTTCTGACCTCCCACTACATGCGGGACATCGAGGAGCTGTGCGAGCGGGTGGTGATTATCGATCACGGGAAGCTCTTCTTCGACGGGCCGCTGGAGGCGATTACCGACCGGTTTGCCTCTCACAAGATTTTGACTCTGCGCTGGGATCGAGGGCTGCCCGCGTTCCCGTTCGCGGAGGCGGGGGAGGTCCTGGAGCGGGAGGACGACGCGATCCGCCTGCGCGTGCCGCGCGGGGAGATGATCGCCGTCACCCAGCGGCTCCTTTCCCAGCTCTCCCCGGACGACGTGACGATCGAGGAAGTTCCCATCGAGGAGATCATCCGCCGCGTCTTCCAGGGGAACGCCCAAAAAGCCTAATTCAGCCTAGCTTTTCCGGCGCGGGCCGGTAGGAATGGACCCCCTATGAAGGTCTTCATCGACGGCAAGTTCTACGATCAGGCGGACGCGAAAATCTCGGTTTTCGACCACGGCCTCCTTTACGGTGACGGCGTCTTTGAAGGCATTCGCATTTACCACGGCCGCGTCTTCCTTTTGGACGAGCACCTCGACCGCCTGGCCGATTCGGCGAAGGCGATTCTCCTGAAGCTCCCGCTGTCCCTGGCCGAGATCAAGGAGGCCACCCTGGAAACCTGCCGCCAGAATAACCTGAAGGAGGGCTACATCCGCCTGGTGGTCACCCGCGGCATTGGCAACCTGGGCCTCTCCCCGGACAAGTGTCCGGTCGCCTCCCTCATCATCATCGCCGACACGATCCAGCTCTATCCGAAGGAGTTCTACGAGAAGGGCTTGAAGGTCGTCACGGTGCCCAGCCAGCGGGTCTCCCCCGCCGCCCTCAGCCCGGCGATCAAGTCCCTCAATTACCTGAATAACATCATGGCCAAGGTGGAGTGCCAGCAGGCCGGCGCCCAGGAGGCGATCCTCCTCAACGGGGAGGGTTACGTGGCCGAGTGTTCCGGAGACAACGTCTTTGCCGTGAAGAAGGGCGTCGTCTTCACTCCGCCGATCCACGCCGGGGCGCTGGGCGGCCTGACCCGCGGCTCCGTCATCCGCCTGGCCAAGGAGGCCGGTTTGGAAGTCCGGGAGACGATGCTGACCCGTTACGACCTCTTCGTCGCCGACGAGCTGTTCCTGACCGGCACCGCCGCGGAGGTGGTCCCCGTCATCGACATCGACGGCCGGATCATCAGCGAGGGCCGCCCCGGCCCCGTGACGGCCGACCTGACGCGCCGCTTCCATGAGTTGACCCGAGTCGTGGGCGTGCCAATATATTCGGAGTGACATAACCCTCCGGATGAGGGGGGTTTACGCCCATGAAGTGCCAATTCTGCAATAACGCCGCCACTGTCCATCTGACCCAGATCGTGGGGGGAAAGATGCAGAAGATCGACCTGTGCGAGAAGTGCGCCAAGGAGAAGGGCGTGGCCGATCCGGCCGGCTTTTCCCTGGCCGACATGCTCCTGGGCCTCGGTGCGGCGGAGGAGATGAAGGGCGGCAGCCCGGCGGAGCTGGTCTGCCCGCAGTGCGGCTTCACCCAGCCCGATTTCAAGAAGACCGGCCGCCTCGGCTGCGCCGTCTGCTACCTGACCTTCGGCGAGGGGCTTTCCTCCATCCTCAAGGACATGCACAAGGGCACCGTCCACAAGGGGAAGGTGCCGCCCCGGCTGGCGCAGCAGCAGATCTACGCCACGCGGATGCGCGACTTGCGCAAGGACCTCCAGCGCGCCATTTCCGAGGAGAAGTACGAGGAGGCGGCCAACCTCCGCGACCAGATCTCCCAGCTGGAAGCGCAGATCAAGCCGTAGCGCGCAGCTCCCGCAGGTCGGCCAAGTCGACCTCCCGCGCGGCCTTTTCCTTGTAGGCGATGAGCGCGGCCTTCTTTTCCACCGGCAGCTCCAGGCCTTCCAGAGGGAAGGCGTCCCAGTCGTTCAAATCGGCCTCCAGCTCGAGCCAGCGGCCCGTGGCGCGGTCGAGGAGCCGGTAGGCGGCGCCGCTCAGGTCGATGTCCTGGCCGTCCCGGCGCAGGGTGAGGAGATCCAGGTCCCAGGTTTCGTCCGCGTACCGGGCGGGGCCGCTGACGGTCCATTCCCGGAGGCGCGGCGCCAGGCGGGCCAAGGCCTCGTTGGGGACGTTCAGGTCGATGTCGGCCAGAGGGCGGGTGGCCCCGTGGAGGCGGGCGGCCAGCCCCCCGGTGATGGTGAAGGGGACGGCCTCCTCCCGCAGGAGCGGGACGATCCAGCGCAGGGCGGCGAGGGCCCGGGCGGGCAGGGGCGTCACGCCTTCAGTTCCCGCAGGCGGAGCTGGCCGCAGGCGGCGTCGATGTCGTGCCCCTTTTCGTGCCGCACGGTGGCGGTGCAGCCCGCCCCCTTGAGCTGGTCGGCGAAGGCGCGGATGACGGCGTCCGACGGGCGTTTCCAGGGGAGCCCCTCCACGGTGTTGTAGGGGATGAGGTTCACCTTCGCCCGGACGCGGCGGGAGAGGCGGGCCAGTTCCCGCGCCTGTTCCGGCGCGTCGTTGATCCCCTCGATGAGGATGTATTCGAAGGTGATGATCTGCCCCTTCTTCCGCTGGTAGGCGGCGCAGGCGTCGATGAGCTCCGCCAGGGGGTATTTCTTGTTCACCGGCATGATTTGGCCGCGCACGGCGTCGGTGGCGCCGTGGAGGGAGATGGCCAGCCGGAGCTGGCGGGGCTG
This window contains:
- the ilvE gene encoding branched-chain-amino-acid transaminase; this encodes MKVFIDGKFYDQADAKISVFDHGLLYGDGVFEGIRIYHGRVFLLDEHLDRLADSAKAILLKLPLSLAEIKEATLETCRQNNLKEGYIRLVVTRGIGNLGLSPDKCPVASLIIIADTIQLYPKEFYEKGLKVVTVPSQRVSPAALSPAIKSLNYLNNIMAKVECQQAGAQEAILLNGEGYVAECSGDNVFAVKKGVVFTPPIHAGALGGLTRGSVIRLAKEAGLEVRETMLTRYDLFVADELFLTGTAAEVVPVIDIDGRIISEGRPGPVTADLTRRFHELTRVVGVPIYSE
- a CDS encoding ATP-binding cassette domain-containing protein is translated as MRGALRGLWRRKYEETAAASGITFRVQPGELVGFLGPNGAGKTTTLKMLSGLLYPTSGDARVMGFRPWERKDAFRRRFALVMGQKNQLWWDLPASESLELNRAIYGIDRAEAQRTLDELTEWLEVRDKLRVMVRELSLGERMKFELIAALLHRPEVLFLDEPTIGLDVVSHKKVREFLREYARKRKITTLLTSHYMRDIEELCERVVIIDHGKLFFDGPLEAITDRFASHKILTLRWDRGLPAFPFAEAGEVLEREDDAIRLRVPRGEMIAVTQRLLSQLSPDDVTIEEVPIEEIIRRVFQGNAQKA
- a CDS encoding UvrB/UvrC motif-containing protein, which produces MKCQFCNNAATVHLTQIVGGKMQKIDLCEKCAKEKGVADPAGFSLADMLLGLGAAEEMKGGSPAELVCPQCGFTQPDFKKTGRLGCAVCYLTFGEGLSSILKDMHKGTVHKGKVPPRLAQQQIYATRMRDLRKDLQRAISEEKYEEAANLRDQISQLEAQIKP